A window from Sphingobacteriia bacterium encodes these proteins:
- a CDS encoding shikimate kinase, with protein MNILKINKPIVLVGLMGSGKTTIGYRLALQLGLPFFDSDKEIEKSACCSISDIFYYAGEAYFRKIEHQTMKALLEKPEGKIIATGGGSYINPDVKNLINEKGLSIWINASLDVIVERVSRRNTRPLLEHGDKRQILQSLMEERYPVYAESHITISSDNKTHAETVKMIINAINQYFGDENY; from the coding sequence ATGAATATTTTAAAAATTAACAAGCCAATAGTTCTTGTAGGACTCATGGGATCAGGGAAAACTACCATTGGTTATCGTCTTGCTTTACAACTTGGTTTACCTTTTTTTGATAGTGATAAAGAAATAGAAAAATCAGCTTGTTGTTCAATTTCTGACATATTTTATTATGCCGGAGAAGCTTATTTTAGAAAAATTGAACATCAAACAATGAAAGCCCTTCTTGAAAAACCGGAAGGCAAAATTATTGCTACAGGCGGTGGATCTTATATTAATCCTGATGTAAAAAATCTTATTAATGAAAAAGGTTTATCAATTTGGATTAATGCAAGTTTAGATGTAATTGTAGAAAGGGTATCACGCAGAAATACACGCCCCTTATTAGAACATGGAGATAAAAGACAAATTCTTCAATCTTTAATGGAAGAAAGATATCCAGTTTATGCTGAATCACATATAACAATTTCTAGTGATAATAAAACTCATGCTGAAACTGTAAAAATGATTATTAACGCTATTAATCAATATTTTGGTGATGAAAACTATTAA
- the aroB gene encoding 3-dehydroquinate synthase — MKTIKFKCHETQEGEIIIGSHLFDDFENSLLIETLNSLNIEKFIIITDATISKLYLQTVLNFFSIISPVHFIVIDEKEESKTLQIVNYLCEHLTNLGLSKNSCLIALGGGVVGDITGFVASILFRGINFIQIPTSFLSQVDSSIGGKNGVNVNSYKNYIGTIYPASLVISDVAFLNSLSQEEFLNGIAELIKISILCDKDLFNYLKTNYQNIVKFQKENLIHIIKTGVELKNKFVEKDLNDASERKALNFGHTIGHAIETASNFSISHGFAVSIGMAYEIQLTSKLGITPNNIVEETLEVLKLYNLPYQLENNLLNKAIESIAFDKKKEQNKITMPIIKEIGKSNLEKVNIESFNLLK, encoded by the coding sequence ATGAAAACTATTAAATTCAAATGTCATGAAACTCAAGAAGGTGAAATAATAATTGGTTCACATTTATTTGACGATTTTGAAAATTCACTATTAATAGAAACCTTAAATTCTCTAAACATTGAAAAATTTATAATTATAACTGATGCAACAATTAGTAAGTTATACTTACAAACTGTTTTAAACTTTTTTTCTATAATTTCTCCGGTTCATTTTATTGTTATTGATGAAAAGGAAGAAAGTAAAACTTTGCAAATAGTGAATTATTTATGTGAACATCTTACTAACTTAGGTTTATCAAAAAATAGCTGCTTGATAGCTTTAGGTGGAGGTGTAGTAGGGGACATAACAGGTTTTGTTGCAAGTATATTATTTCGCGGAATTAATTTTATTCAAATACCTACTAGCTTTTTATCACAGGTTGATAGCTCAATTGGCGGAAAAAATGGTGTTAATGTTAATTCATATAAAAATTACATTGGAACTATTTATCCAGCGAGTTTAGTAATCTCTGATGTTGCTTTTTTGAATTCTCTTTCTCAAGAAGAATTTTTAAATGGTATTGCAGAATTAATTAAAATTTCTATTTTATGCGATAAAGATTTATTTAATTATCTTAAAACTAATTATCAAAACATAGTAAAATTTCAGAAAGAAAATTTAATTCATATTATCAAAACCGGTGTTGAATTAAAAAATAAATTTGTTGAAAAAGATTTAAATGATGCAAGTGAGAGAAAGGCTTTAAATTTTGGCCACACTATAGGACATGCGATTGAAACTGCGAGTAACTTTAGTATTTCGCATGGTTTTGCTGTAAGCATCGGTATGGCCTATGAAATTCAACTTACTAGTAAGCTTGGTATTACACCTAACAATATTGTGGAAGAAACTTTAGAAGTTTTAAAACTTTATAATTTACCCTATCAATTAGAAAATAATTTGCTAAATAAAGCTATAGAATCCATAGCATTTGATAAAAAGAAAGAACAAAACAAAATTACTATGCCAATAATAAAAGAGATTGGTAAATCTAATTTAGAAAAAGTAAATATTGAATCTTTTAATCTACTTAAATAA
- the ychF gene encoding redox-regulated ATPase YchF, producing the protein MGFACGIVGLPNVGKSTLFNALTATQAAEAANYPFCTIEPNVGKVSVPDNRLETLAKLASSQKIIPTQLEFVDIAGLVRGASKGEGLGNQFLGHIREVDAIIHVLRCFEDEDITHVDGSVDPLRDAETIELELILADMESLNKRLPGFEKKIRSGDKQAKEQFELIKKVLPVLEAGKPARSITFDKDEIPTLKLLQLLTTKKVLYVCNVKEDEASKGNKWTEEVGNFAKKNNCKHVIISSKIESEIAGLNSEEEKQEFLLDLGLEETGLKKIIKAGFELLDLSTFFTIGPKEAHAWTVRKGATAPEAAGVIHTDFEKGFIRAETISYEDYVKCNGENGAKEAGKMRLEGKEYTVQDGDIFHFRFNV; encoded by the coding sequence ATGGGTTTTGCATGTGGCATAGTTGGCTTACCAAATGTTGGGAAATCTACATTATTTAACGCACTTACTGCGACCCAAGCTGCAGAAGCTGCAAATTATCCATTTTGTACAATTGAACCAAATGTTGGAAAAGTTTCTGTACCAGATAATCGCTTAGAAACTTTAGCAAAACTTGCAAGTTCACAAAAAATTATTCCTACTCAACTCGAATTTGTTGATATTGCAGGTCTTGTAAGAGGCGCAAGTAAAGGCGAAGGTTTAGGTAATCAATTTTTAGGACATATTCGTGAAGTAGATGCTATTATCCATGTTTTAAGATGTTTTGAAGATGAAGATATTACTCATGTTGATGGCTCAGTAGACCCGCTTAGAGATGCTGAAACAATTGAACTAGAACTTATATTAGCTGATATGGAAAGTTTAAATAAAAGACTTCCAGGTTTTGAAAAAAAAATTCGTTCAGGAGATAAACAAGCTAAAGAACAATTTGAATTAATAAAAAAAGTTCTTCCTGTACTTGAAGCAGGTAAGCCAGCTCGTTCAATTACTTTTGATAAAGATGAAATTCCTACACTTAAATTACTTCAATTACTTACAACTAAAAAAGTATTATATGTTTGTAATGTAAAAGAAGATGAAGCAAGTAAAGGTAATAAATGGACTGAAGAAGTTGGGAATTTTGCTAAGAAAAATAATTGTAAACATGTAATTATTTCGTCAAAAATAGAATCAGAAATCGCAGGCTTAAATTCAGAGGAAGAAAAGCAAGAATTTTTATTAGATTTAGGCTTAGAAGAAACTGGATTAAAGAAAATTATTAAAGCTGGCTTTGAATTACTTGATTTAAGCACATTTTTTACTATTGGACCAAAGGAAGCTCATGCCTGGACTGTAAGAAAAGGCGCTACAGCTCCTGAAGCGGCAGGTGTTATTCATACCGATTTTGAAAAAGGATTTATCAGAGCTGAAACAATTTCTTACGAAGATTATGTTAAATGTAACGGTGAGAATGGCGCTAAAGAAGCTGGTAAAATGAGGCTTGAGGGTAAAGAATACACCGTACAAGATGGTGATATCTTCCATTTTAGATTTAACGTATAA
- a CDS encoding aminoacyl-tRNA hydrolase has product MKLICGLGNPGPEYTLTRHNIGFLFIDYFTEYLNQKANSSISFKHKWQGEIATTNYKGNELVLLKPITFMNLSGKSVQQVASFYKIKVEDILVIHDDIDLDFAKIKVKQGGSSGGHNGLKSIDSLVGNNYFRLRIGVGKKGNASSHVLGKFKEAELDELEGLFLNIANNFQTLLNKDLNNFTTKIALEK; this is encoded by the coding sequence ATGAAGTTAATTTGTGGGCTTGGTAATCCAGGCCCTGAATATACTTTAACTAGACATAATATTGGCTTTTTGTTCATAGATTATTTTACAGAATACTTGAATCAAAAGGCCAATTCTTCTATTTCCTTTAAACATAAATGGCAAGGCGAAATCGCCACTACCAACTACAAAGGTAATGAACTTGTTCTTTTAAAACCCATAACTTTTATGAATTTATCAGGTAAATCGGTTCAACAAGTTGCAAGTTTTTATAAAATAAAGGTAGAGGACATTTTAGTAATTCATGATGACATCGATCTTGATTTTGCAAAAATCAAAGTTAAACAAGGTGGTAGTAGCGGCGGACATAACGGTTTAAAATCAATCGATAGTTTAGTAGGAAATAATTATTTCCGCTTAAGAATTGGAGTAGGCAAAAAAGGGAATGCTTCAAGTCATGTATTAGGTAAATTTAAAGAAGCCGAGTTAGATGAATTAGAAGGATTATTTTTAAATATAGCTAATAATTTTCAAACACTTTTAAATAAAGATTTAAATAATTTTACAACCAAAATAGCATTAGAAAAATAG
- a CDS encoding 50S ribosomal protein L25/general stress protein Ctc: MSIAAQIIEGEYRTNLGKGSARELRRNKKVPAIIYGKNKENVNITLDAKEMTVRMHKSGFMAQLLNIKVGKETYLALPYEVQLHPVSDSIEHIDFIHVDEKSEVKVHVKIHYTNQDKTIGIKRGGVLNIVRREIELVCKAQNIPHFIEFDLSTLDIGSSIHINDIDLPAGTRFAGTENVTLVTIVGRVDDAENPAAQSQQ, from the coding sequence ATGTCAATAGCTGCGCAAATAATTGAAGGTGAATATAGAACTAACTTAGGTAAAGGTTCTGCTCGTGAATTAAGAAGGAACAAAAAGGTTCCAGCAATAATTTATGGTAAAAATAAAGAAAATGTGAACATAACACTTGATGCAAAAGAAATGACTGTTCGTATGCATAAATCAGGGTTTATGGCACAATTATTAAACATTAAAGTTGGAAAAGAAACTTATCTAGCTCTTCCATATGAAGTTCAACTTCATCCTGTAAGTGATAGTATTGAACATATTGACTTTATTCATGTTGATGAAAAATCAGAAGTAAAAGTACATGTAAAAATTCATTACACTAACCAAGATAAAACTATTGGTATTAAACGTGGTGGCGTACTTAACATAGTTCGTCGTGAAATTGAGTTAGTTTGTAAGGCTCAAAATATCCCTCACTTTATTGAATTTGACCTTAGTACTTTAGACATTGGTAGCAGTATTCATATTAATGATATTGACTTACCGGCTGGTACAAGATTTGCAGGCACCGAAAATGTTACTCTTGTAACTATCGTTGGTCGTGTTGATGACGCGGAAAATCCAGCTGCTCAATCTCAACAATAA
- a CDS encoding ribose-phosphate pyrophosphokinase, translating into MQILACNSNKVLAEKIATNLGVKLINANIKRFLDNEIFVEVMDNVRGQDVFIIQSTSFPANDHLMELLITIDALKRASAKRITPVIPYFGYARQDRKPGPRTPISAKLVANLITAAGANRVLTVDLHAGQIQGFFDIPVDNLYAMPVFVSDILANFKSKNLTIVSPDVGGVVRARALAQKLGVDLAIVDKRREKAGISEVMHIIGDVHDKDCIMIDDIVDSAGTLCNAAAKLIEQGARSVSAYVTHGVLSQGALEKVKNSKLQNLVITDSIYKQEINEISNIRQVSISGLMAEAIRRVSEETSVSSLFD; encoded by the coding sequence ATGCAAATTTTAGCTTGTAACAGTAATAAGGTCTTAGCGGAAAAAATTGCAACCAATTTGGGTGTAAAATTAATAAACGCTAATATAAAAAGATTCCTTGATAACGAAATTTTCGTAGAAGTTATGGATAATGTCCGTGGCCAAGATGTGTTTATTATTCAATCTACAAGCTTTCCTGCTAATGACCATTTAATGGAATTATTAATTACAATTGATGCATTGAAAAGAGCTTCTGCTAAAAGAATCACTCCTGTTATCCCTTACTTTGGATATGCAAGGCAAGACCGTAAACCCGGACCAAGAACCCCTATTTCTGCTAAATTAGTTGCCAATTTAATAACTGCCGCAGGCGCTAATAGAGTTTTAACAGTAGATTTACATGCAGGTCAAATTCAGGGCTTTTTTGATATCCCTGTTGATAACTTATATGCAATGCCTGTATTTGTAAGCGATATTTTAGCTAATTTTAAAAGTAAAAATTTAACAATTGTTTCTCCTGATGTTGGAGGAGTGGTAAGAGCTAGAGCCTTAGCTCAAAAATTAGGAGTTGATTTAGCAATTGTTGATAAACGTCGTGAAAAAGCTGGCATTTCAGAAGTTATGCATATTATTGGTGATGTACATGACAAAGATTGCATAATGATTGATGATATTGTTGATTCTGCAGGAACTTTATGCAATGCTGCTGCAAAATTAATTGAACAAGGAGCTAGAAGTGTTAGCGCTTACGTTACCCATGGAGTGTTATCGCAAGGAGCTTTAGAAAAAGTAAAAAATTCTAAATTGCAAAATTTAGTGATTACCGATAGTATCTACAAACAAGAAATTAACGAGATAAGTAATATTAGACAAGTTTCAATATCAGGACTTATGGCGGAAGCGATAAGAAGGGTATCAGAAGAAACTTCTGTCTCTAGTTTATTTGATTAA
- a CDS encoding thioredoxin domain-containing protein has protein sequence MKKYFLILMMMVSKISLALDYNKLLDSDYVLGNRDAKVQIIMYSSLTCPHCATFYTKTFPKLQQAYIDNNKIAFVNRSILNDRVSLAGTMLAYCEGEKDYYKIIKVLSKQFEHWVISSEYLNRLENIASLAGYDKNKFEKCMNNEYLQDQLLRSQKEATSQLNIDVIPFMLINGKPYKGAHGFEYLSKEIEELLK, from the coding sequence ATGAAGAAGTATTTTTTAATTTTAATGATGATGGTAAGTAAAATATCTTTAGCTTTGGATTACAATAAGTTATTGGATAGTGACTATGTCTTGGGTAATAGAGATGCTAAAGTACAAATTATAATGTATTCTTCTTTAACTTGCCCTCATTGTGCTACTTTTTATACGAAAACTTTCCCTAAGTTACAACAGGCCTATATTGATAATAATAAAATAGCTTTCGTAAATAGATCTATATTAAATGATCGTGTAAGTTTAGCCGGAACAATGCTTGCTTATTGTGAAGGTGAAAAAGATTATTATAAAATAATTAAAGTTTTATCCAAGCAATTTGAACATTGGGTTATATCATCAGAGTATCTAAATAGATTAGAAAATATAGCATCTCTTGCAGGATATGATAAAAACAAATTTGAAAAATGTATGAATAATGAATATTTGCAAGATCAATTACTAAGATCTCAAAAAGAAGCCACTAGTCAATTAAATATAGATGTTATACCATTTATGCTTATTAATGGTAAGCCTTATAAGGGTGCTCATGGTTTTGAATATTTATCTAAAGAGATTGAAGAATTATTAAAATAA
- a CDS encoding Trm112 family protein has translation MTAEKIFEFDVTLLEILACPLTKQPLKFNEITNELISEAAGLAFPIIDGIPVLLTDHARKL, from the coding sequence ATGACAGCAGAAAAAATTTTCGAATTTGATGTTACTCTTTTAGAAATCCTTGCTTGTCCGCTAACAAAGCAGCCTCTTAAGTTCAATGAAATTACTAATGAACTTATAAGCGAGGCTGCTGGACTTGCCTTTCCCATAATTGATGGTATACCCGTTCTTCTTACAGACCACGCTAGAAAATTATAA
- the rpsT gene encoding 30S ribosomal protein S20, whose protein sequence is MANHKSAEKAHRKSLKRASINRARRSRIKTFIKKVEVAIAAGNNDDARKVLSHAQSEIMRGVTKKVLSLGTASRMVKKLAAKVKAMAA, encoded by the coding sequence ATGGCAAATCATAAATCGGCTGAAAAAGCTCACAGAAAATCACTCAAAAGAGCTTCAATTAACCGCGCTAGAAGAAGCAGAATTAAAACTTTTATTAAGAAAGTAGAAGTTGCGATTGCAGCCGGTAATAACGATGACGCTCGTAAAGTTTTATCACATGCTCAAAGCGAAATTATGCGTGGCGTTACAAAGAAAGTTTTAAGCCTTGGTACCGCTTCAAGAATGGTTAAGAAGCTTGCAGCGAAAGTTAAAGCTATGGCAGCGTAA
- the murJ gene encoding murein biosynthesis integral membrane protein MurJ — MLIRSSILISFFTLISRMLGYAREILMATVLGAGPIANAFHVAFRFANVFRSFFAEGAFTSSFVPIFTKKLNNEGIEKASFYASQTFSMLILALIALSVIAEWQMDKIMTVLAPGFNNEPELFNLAVTFARITFPYLFFMSLSALFGGMLSSVGKYSSIAISPIILNLCMMVALVIKSDDKEYIGKLLSLSIVVSGCFQLVLVLYIAIKNKLFVKLVKPSLNSDTRKFLKTMIPGVLSASVVQINLWVSTSIATLFEKAVSLMYYSDRIVQLPLALIGTSISMVLLPVLSKYQLTDSSKTNDIKNRTIEITMLLTLPTVIIIIALAEPIIVSTFEYGAFTKEDSQATANLMIIMTLALPAYILNKIFTPCFYSIHDTKTPFKVALMSLLLNIAVNMLFLGFHKTYLGIAIASTISSWFNVTLLYCYLKRFDLIKFDKRLKRKLLANLFACLILIAIMFLIIKINIALPTLILTLIKVGIAYSAFIIIAFLFKAYDFTEIKGILIYRKK; from the coding sequence ATGCTTATCCGCTCATCAATACTTATAAGCTTTTTTACCCTTATTTCACGCATGCTTGGGTATGCTCGGGAAATCCTTATGGCAACCGTGCTAGGGGCCGGCCCTATTGCTAATGCTTTCCATGTAGCCTTTAGGTTTGCGAATGTTTTTAGAAGTTTCTTTGCAGAAGGAGCTTTTACTTCTTCTTTTGTACCTATATTTACAAAGAAACTTAATAATGAAGGTATTGAAAAAGCAAGTTTTTATGCAAGCCAAACCTTCTCGATGCTTATACTTGCCTTAATAGCTTTATCTGTAATTGCTGAGTGGCAAATGGATAAGATTATGACAGTTCTAGCTCCTGGCTTTAATAACGAACCTGAACTATTCAATTTAGCAGTTACTTTTGCTAGAATCACCTTCCCTTATTTATTCTTTATGTCTTTAAGCGCGCTTTTTGGTGGAATGTTAAGTAGCGTTGGGAAATATTCTAGTATTGCTATTTCTCCTATTATTTTAAATCTTTGCATGATGGTCGCTTTAGTAATTAAAAGTGATGATAAAGAATATATAGGCAAGTTATTATCCTTAAGTATTGTAGTTTCTGGGTGTTTTCAGTTAGTTTTAGTTCTTTATATAGCTATTAAAAATAAACTTTTCGTAAAACTTGTAAAACCTTCACTAAATTCTGATACTAGAAAATTTTTAAAAACTATGATTCCAGGAGTTTTAAGTGCCTCAGTAGTACAAATTAATTTATGGGTAAGCACTTCAATTGCAACTCTTTTTGAAAAAGCCGTGTCTCTTATGTATTATTCTGATAGGATAGTACAATTGCCTCTAGCTCTTATTGGCACCTCTATTTCAATGGTATTACTCCCTGTTTTATCTAAATATCAATTAACTGATTCCTCTAAAACTAATGATATAAAAAACCGCACTATTGAAATTACTATGCTTTTAACCCTTCCAACAGTAATTATCATTATTGCGCTCGCTGAACCAATAATTGTGTCGACATTTGAATATGGAGCATTTACTAAGGAAGATAGTCAGGCCACAGCTAACCTTATGATTATAATGACATTAGCTTTACCTGCTTACATTCTAAATAAAATATTTACCCCATGTTTTTATTCTATTCATGATACTAAAACCCCCTTTAAAGTTGCTTTAATGTCGCTTTTATTAAACATTGCTGTAAATATGTTATTTTTAGGATTTCACAAAACTTACTTAGGAATTGCTATTGCAAGCACCATTTCATCTTGGTTTAACGTTACTCTTTTATATTGTTATTTAAAAAGATTCGATTTAATCAAATTCGACAAACGCTTAAAACGTAAATTATTAGCGAATTTATTTGCATGTTTGATTTTAATCGCTATTATGTTTCTAATTATTAAAATTAATATTGCTCTTCCTACGCTAATTTTAACATTAATTAAAGTAGGGATAGCTTACTCGGCTTTTATAATTATTGCTTTCTTATTTAAAGCTTACGATTTTACTGAAATTAAAGGCATTTTGATTTATAGGAAAAAATAA
- a CDS encoding N-acetylmuramoyl-L-alanine amidase has product MKINIIDRPSVNFTDEEITPRYIVIHCIGYDDIKALDILTKTVENGGGGVSSHYFIPQVQDTTLDGYPIYNLVSDNKKAWHAGASKWYQDENLNSFSIGIEFNSPNYANAITGDGNLDWYHFDGFQQDQIQAGVELIKTLMNKYNIPKENVIGHFDIAPWRLDKDGNAILGKTDPGAKFPWKLLAKEGIGVWPKEERTREDEIDLSLKNVQKLLADNGYKIEQTDIYDPQTEFTIKAFQIHYMPENIDGKISAQLVTSLENLTDHQYSENPIQAPDYYMLDVA; this is encoded by the coding sequence ATGAAAATAAACATTATTGATAGACCAAGTGTAAATTTTACAGATGAAGAAATAACCCCACGTTATATAGTCATTCATTGTATAGGATATGATGATATAAAAGCTTTAGATATTCTTACAAAAACTGTTGAAAATGGGGGTGGCGGAGTAAGCTCACATTATTTTATTCCTCAAGTACAAGATACTACGCTTGATGGATACCCTATATATAACCTTGTTAGTGATAATAAAAAAGCCTGGCATGCAGGTGCTAGTAAGTGGTATCAAGATGAGAATTTAAATTCATTTTCAATTGGTATTGAGTTTAATTCACCAAATTATGCAAATGCTATAACAGGTGATGGAAATTTAGATTGGTATCATTTTGATGGTTTCCAACAAGATCAAATTCAAGCAGGTGTTGAATTAATCAAAACACTTATGAATAAATATAATATTCCTAAAGAAAATGTTATTGGTCACTTTGATATTGCGCCGTGGAGACTTGATAAAGATGGAAATGCAATTTTAGGTAAAACTGATCCAGGTGCAAAATTTCCATGGAAGTTACTTGCAAAAGAAGGAATTGGAGTGTGGCCAAAAGAAGAAAGAACTCGTGAAGATGAGATTGATTTAAGTTTAAAAAATGTTCAAAAATTATTAGCGGATAATGGTTATAAAATTGAACAAACAGATATTTATGATCCGCAAACAGAATTTACAATTAAAGCTTTTCAAATACATTATATGCCAGAAAATATTGATGGAAAAATTTCTGCACAATTAGTAACAAGCTTAGAAAATTTAACTGATCATCAATATTCTGAAAATCCAATTCAGGCACCAGACTACTATATGCTGGACGTAGCTTAA
- a CDS encoding ABC-F family ATP-binding cassette domain-containing protein, whose protein sequence is MISIKNLAMSYGSKLLFTDVTLNLNVGDRYALVGANGSGKSTFLRLFAGEEEPLDGEVSIPKRYKVGWLKQDQFLYENTRIVDTVIAGKKALWEALKEKEEILAKEEFVEEDGYKLGELEEVIFENDGYTAEVIAAELLVGLGIKEEYHHQPLSALSGGYKLRVLLAQSLFENPDVLLLDEPTNHLDLQTIYWLENYLKNTFKGILVVISHDTVFLNNLATTILDIDYGEIRPYIGNYDNFVVKKQLLAEAKLSERADLEKKIEKMKVFIEKFRASATRSKQSASREKLIDKMELPTIDKSSRLNPKFNFTQVRPSGKTVLTVSNVSKSFKEKKVLNNISINIQRGEKVIIVGPNGIGKSTLLKIIVGNLKPDEGNVEWGYETKFSYFAQDHHELLNESISVFDWMQNYTSHDQQPKVRTILGNVLFRKEEIEKNILNLSGGEAGRLLIAKMILEEANVLILDEPTNHFDIETKDELKRALVDFKGTVIMVTHDRDFAMSVADRIIAITPRRVTDFKGKYEEYLAKNGSDFLQLDKQPELKVAKAN, encoded by the coding sequence ATGATAAGTATTAAAAATCTTGCAATGAGCTACGGCTCAAAATTACTTTTTACTGATGTAACATTAAATTTAAATGTTGGTGATCGCTATGCGCTTGTCGGTGCTAATGGTTCTGGTAAATCAACATTTCTTCGTTTGTTTGCAGGTGAAGAAGAACCGTTAGATGGTGAAGTTAGTATTCCAAAAAGATATAAAGTTGGATGGTTAAAACAAGATCAATTTCTTTATGAAAATACTAGAATTGTTGATACCGTAATTGCAGGTAAAAAAGCTTTATGGGAAGCATTGAAGGAAAAAGAAGAAATTCTTGCTAAAGAAGAATTCGTTGAAGAAGATGGTTATAAACTTGGTGAATTAGAAGAAGTTATTTTTGAAAATGATGGTTACACTGCAGAAGTTATAGCAGCAGAATTATTAGTAGGTTTAGGGATAAAAGAGGAGTATCATCATCAGCCATTATCAGCACTGTCTGGTGGTTATAAATTAAGGGTATTACTTGCACAAAGTTTATTTGAAAATCCTGATGTTTTATTACTTGATGAACCAACAAACCACTTAGATTTACAAACAATTTATTGGCTAGAAAATTATTTAAAAAATACTTTTAAAGGAATTCTTGTAGTTATCTCACATGACACAGTTTTTCTTAATAATTTAGCAACTACCATATTAGATATCGATTATGGTGAAATAAGACCTTACATAGGTAACTATGATAATTTTGTAGTTAAAAAACAATTGCTGGCGGAAGCTAAATTAAGTGAACGTGCAGATCTTGAAAAAAAGATTGAAAAAATGAAAGTATTTATCGAAAAATTCAGAGCATCAGCAACTCGTTCAAAGCAAAGTGCTTCACGTGAAAAACTTATTGATAAAATGGAATTGCCAACTATCGATAAAAGCTCAAGATTAAACCCTAAATTTAATTTTACTCAAGTGCGTCCTTCAGGAAAAACAGTTTTAACTGTAAGTAATGTGAGTAAAAGTTTTAAAGAGAAAAAAGTTTTAAATAATATTTCGATTAATATACAACGTGGTGAAAAAGTAATTATTGTTGGGCCAAATGGTATTGGTAAATCAACATTACTTAAAATTATAGTTGGTAATTTAAAGCCTGATGAAGGAAATGTTGAATGGGGATATGAAACAAAATTTTCATATTTCGCACAAGATCACCATGAATTACTTAATGAAAGTATATCTGTTTTTGATTGGATGCAAAATTACACATCGCATGACCAGCAACCTAAAGTAAGAACTATTTTAGGAAATGTTTTATTCCGCAAAGAGGAAATTGAAAAAAATATATTAAACTTAAGTGGTGGCGAAGCTGGTAGGCTTTTAATTGCAAAAATGATTTTAGAAGAAGCTAATGTGCTAATTTTAGACGAACCAACTAACCACTTTGATATTGAAACTAAGGATGAATTAAAACGCGCACTAGTTGATTTTAAAGGTACAGTAATTATGGTAACGCATGATAGAGATTTTGCTATGAGCGTCGCTGATAGAATTATTGCAATAACTCCAAGAAGAGTCACCGATTTTAAAGGTAAATATGAGGAATATCTAGCTAAAAATGGTAGTGATTTCTTACAACTAGATAAACAACCTGAACTTAAAGTCGCAAAAGCGAATTAA